One Deltaproteobacteria bacterium DNA window includes the following coding sequences:
- a CDS encoding universal stress protein — protein MINTIIVPTDGSDHANKAIEMTGEIAVKFGARVVVVQALLQHATAPDLKASCQEIGIAGDVVKEIDELTSMVERVAASGYPQGPHSRVARDSAQGR, from the coding sequence ATGATCAACACCATCATAGTTCCAACGGACGGTTCCGATCACGCGAACAAGGCCATCGAGATGACGGGCGAGATCGCCGTGAAATTCGGCGCGCGCGTCGTGGTCGTGCAGGCTCTGCTGCAACATGCCACAGCTCCGGATCTGAAGGCGAGTTGCCAGGAAATCGGCATCGCAGGGGATGTCGTGAAGGAGATCGACGAACTCACATCGATGGTCGAGCGGGTCGCCGCATCGGGTTACCCGCAGGGGCCCCATTCCCGTGTCGCCCGAGACTCTGCGCAAGGTCGGTGA
- a CDS encoding universal stress protein, with protein sequence MSPETLRKVGEGIAEKARETLSAKGVQHLETRVVDRDPASNIIAAVGHEKAELVVMGRRGLGNVAGLVMGSVSHKVAHLTECSCLTVKRRVTDARRRGLPAPGRPPGGTVP encoded by the coding sequence GTGTCGCCCGAGACTCTGCGCAAGGTCGGTGAAGGCATCGCCGAGAAGGCGCGCGAGACACTGTCGGCGAAGGGCGTCCAGCACCTGGAGACCCGGGTCGTGGACCGCGACCCGGCAAGCAACATCATCGCCGCGGTCGGGCATGAGAAGGCGGAGTTGGTGGTCATGGGTCGCCGGGGTCTCGGCAACGTGGCCGGCTTGGTGATGGGAAGCGTCTCGCACAAGGTAGCGCACCTCACCGAGTGCTCGTGTCTCACGGTCAAGCGACGAGTGACGGACGCGCGTCGGAGAGGACTGCCGGCTCCCGGGCGCCCGCCCGGCGGAACGGTTCCGTGA